Below is a window of Oryza brachyantha chromosome 10, ObraRS2, whole genome shotgun sequence DNA.
TCATATAGATAGATGAAAATCTAGTAAATTATGAATTGTATGAAACCTTTTAAATTGTACTATGCTTTATGCAGTTTCATTATGATTGTATAAGATTCCGGGAAATTTCTATAGCTTGGAGCAAAGTGCAGTTTACGCATCCTGTAACACGCATGTTTGGAGGAAAACAGTCtctaattcatatattttatcgaaatattatatagtatCTACGAGTATTTCTTATCACACGGGAGTCGGAAGGCACGTGTGTTCACATACCAGCGTACTTGCAGGTGTATAAACACACGGCAGCAAGTGACTAGtactttatcttatttaattaagaTTAGTAGCACTAGTAATATTCCTATGCACCATGATTTAAAAAGCATTATAAAAGTagatttttcaaatttctattGATAGCACAAcactaatattattattttttaaatagttttgtAGAAATACACATTGGTTTGTTATAGTATTGGTACAATACAAGTTCAACCTGATCCTGATCCGTTTCATATTTGGTATAATACACTTTGGTTTGTTATAACTCAAACTTCCTCCACTCTAAGCAAGTTCAACAGAAAATTCAGGTGAAACTGGTGATGGATTTGATGTCGATGATTGATAGTATGGAAATAGTTTTATCACTGATGTTTGTGCATTTTTAAACTTGGTCAAAACAAAAGTGGTTTGACTTAACACAAACTCGTACTTGAGGAGTTCAAGTGCCCTCTGACAGTGGAGCTTGGTTTGTGTGGCCAACTTGGCGACGTCAAAATGATCATTTATattggagtttttttatcattcttaaaaaaatatctcaagttatctttttgacataaaaaatatgatatattgaggtaccaaaaatttttattaaaatgattgatacttgagttacttttcaaagataataaaaaaaccctttATATTGGGATAGAGGATGTATTGCCGTACGTCATGCTTACCATGAACAAACCTCTAATGGTGTCCTGGTTAATCGCCCACCCTTCCTCTTGCACCTCACCCTCGTTGTCGAGGAACACATCGAGCAGGTCGTTCTTgcgcgcctcgccggcggcccggCTGCGCCTGCGCCGTCCAACCTGCTCGTCGACGATGCTGTACAGCCATGTGACCAGCTTCTCCGCCCGGTGCCGTATGCCCtggaggtcggcggcggcgagagcggggAAGAAGTCGGACACGTTCGGCGCGCCGGacagcaccgccgcctcgtccgtCACGTCCGTGATctcggccaccaccgccgggTCGAGCTCCTCGGAGAACATCGCGCGGCAGATCACGTCGATCATCGCGGCGGACGCCTCGCGCGCCACGGCCAccgtggcggcagcggcgccgtcgtcggcctgATCGGCCAAGGCGGCTACGCGGCGCGCCATGTcgcgcacctcctcctcccgcacgGCGCGCTGCTCGGCGAGCCGCCTCGGCCCGAGCATCCCGGCGGCGGTGTGCTGCCTCAGGGCGCGCCACTTGCCGCGCGCCGGCAGCGCGATCATCGAGTTCGCCGGGTGGTCCAGGACCCGCCAGGCGTCGAGGCTGCGCCGGGACGCCATCTCGCCGTTCCTCTTCTGCAGTATCTCGCGCGCTGtctccggcgagctcgccACGACGGCGTAGACAGCCCCGAGCCGGACGGACATGAGCGGGCCATAGCTGTCGGCGAGGCGAGCGAAGGCGCGGTGCGGGCTGTCACCGACGTCGAGGAGGTTGCCGACGACAGGAAGCGGCCTCGGGCcgggcgggaggcggcgccgtGCGTCGGCGACCGGCTGTAGCGCGTAGGACGCGAGGACGACGAGTGGAAGCGACGCCGCGCAGAGCTCGAAGATGACCATTATTTTGTGTCTTTAACTATTTCGACAAAATTTGCACGAACTTATAATTACATATTACCTAGATCGCAGAGAGTATTTATAAGTGCATTTACAAATAGACCAAATCAGCATTACTGTAGGGCAAAGCAGATGCTCATGCATGCAAGCAACCACGTACGTAGAGTCAGTAGCAAATGTGTATAGAAATTCATTGaccagattttgatatgaGTGTTCTTGATTGGTTAACTTAGCTATTTGCAAATGCACGTGAAATAACTCTGCGTAGTTACGATATTTTGAATGGAGTTGACAGTGGTGCGCGTGTACATTTTTGCTACGTgaatgctagctagctagtcacTGCAAATTAGTGAAATGTTGCACAAACTCTGCCGGGCTGATCTGCATGGAAATTTCGTATTATGTTTTGGTTT
It encodes the following:
- the LOC102719802 gene encoding geraniol 8-hydroxylase-like, with translation MVIFELCAASLPLVVLASYALQPVADARRRLPPGPRPLPVVGNLLDVGDSPHRAFARLADSYGPLMSVRLGAVYAVVASSPETAREILQKRNGEMASRRSLDAWRVLDHPANSMIALPARGKWRALRQHTAAGMLGPRRLAEQRAVREEEVRDMARRVAALADQADDGAAAATVAVAREASAAMIDVICRAMFSEELDPAVVAEITDVTDEAAVLSGAPNVSDFFPALAAADLQGIRHRAEKLVTWLYSIVDEQVGRRRRSRAAGEARKNDLLDVFLDNEGEVQEEGWAINQDTIRGLFMELVLGGSSVPTTVEWAMAELLQSPQTMKKAQEELRTVLHNKPHMEESDIAQLPYLQAVVNETLRLHPPVPFASGLAEETLELHGYNVPKGASAFVNIWAICRNAEVWDEPDKFMPERFLQNEIDFSGTDFEFIPFSTGRRICPGLNLSSKLVPLMLASLLHEFDWTLPEDAGRNGIDMSEKFGLVLSMAAPLRAAPKKAL